From the genome of Vicia villosa cultivar HV-30 ecotype Madison, WI unplaced genomic scaffold, Vvil1.0 ctg.002324F_1_1, whole genome shotgun sequence:
cttgaaactGGGATGCCCCATACCACCTACGTCACTGGAATTGGCACTTCATCATACCGAAAAGTCAAGATTAGAACCTCCAATAGATTTAGCCGACGACGGTTCATTTGATGTATTAATCTGgtttcaaagtgtaatatatgcactctataacattgcaatataatccttttttatgtttttgtgtttgtgcctatgtgtttcaaagtgtttatgtttttgtgtttttaaacTGCTACTGCATTCAGTTCTGCTAAAAAAACTAACAGGgaaacttccgtagatgtatctaagATAGGGTCTGATATTGAAAATTATGGGTGTTtatcgtagatgcatctacggaacggaGAAATCTATGACTCTTCTGTAGAtgtagatatatctacggaacgTTCTATAACAGAAATTGTATGGTCCATAAACACCAAAGgcttctataaatttggggtttctagGGTTGCATTATTAGAcacaaacacaaaccctaaacacaaacacaaacaaaaaaaTGGCTCACATAAGGCCTTGTTCATGGCAGTGAATATCATCCAAGCGTTCCGATCCTGAACCGATTTATCGCAAAAGGGATGGGCATGTTATTTTCTCTTCCATCAAACCCCTTATGCCGTTTAAATTTTGGAACATCCATTCCttcgaccaactcaagaggactctgaTGTCTTTTTTATAGGCGGAGTACAAACCCGGCGAAGTCATCAGaaggatccagaggcttagaacaaggaccTCGTCTGAGACCGGAGAAAATAAACGTTGGTGGAATGAAGTGGAAGGCGACGTTGATTCCATTCTAATGATGCATGGAtcagatgacattgttttaactgttgtaatttcttagatctcttagttttcttaattttctgttGGAAATTTCGATGTATCTTTTAATCAATGTTGATTTTAATCAATGAATGGATGTTTTATCGTTATAAATGTTGTTGTTCTGGTTTTCTGAGTTTTGTTTAgttccgtatatgcatctacggaagtcttctgtatgtgcatctacggaataaaataacattaaaacaaaaaaagaggtgctttcggagatgcatctgcgGAAGCACAAGGGTATTTTGGTCAATTTGATGGTGCGTAAGAAGGTCATGGGGTGGGATGAGAAACTGTCCATAAAAAATTGGATCACTTCATGCCTTTTTATTGTAATTCAGTTTAATAACAACTTTTAATATAATAGTTTCTTCTATTATtcttctcattctctctctttttctcaTTAAAAGTGTCTCACGCACTAACAAATTAGTATTTAGAGTTCTAGTTaggtttattatgtttttaaaaatcACACGTCCTTGATCGTGTTTCCGGGATTGTGGGTAGTTTATCAATCGTTACAGAGATGAATGGCACAATGGCATTCCGAATTCTCTTTGAATCCTTGGTGGTAAAAATTAGAACCGATGGAGCAAGCAGATGAAGTCTTTGTTCGATTTTCATGAAACCCTTGAAGTGGTCAACAATGGCATCTCTGAGCCTGCTGACAACACAATTGATGCTTAGAGAGTCAATTACAAGGATGCGAAAAAGAAAGATTGCAAGGTTGCCTATTGTATTCAGTTGGCGGTAGATGTGGCAAATTTTGATCGAATTTCATATGTTGAATTGGCGAAGGAGGCGTGAGATATTTTTGTCAAGTATTATGAAGGAGGGAAGAAGATTAAAATTGTTAAGTTACAAACATTACGAAGGTAGTATGAATTATTGCATAtgggagaagaagaaaatattgCAGGCTGTGTCGCGAAATCTTGTTCATCTCATGAAAGACTGTGGTGAAACCCTTACCGACaagatgatagttgagaaggtaatATGTACGTTAACCTTTCACTTTGATCACGTTATCGTAGTTACTCAAGAATCCAGTAATCATGACATCGTGAAATTGGAAGATTTGATTGGTTCGGTGGAGGAACATAAGTTACAGATTGTCGAAAGAAAGGGAGTTCTGGATTCGATACAAGCACTATAGACTCAGACATGGAAGAAACTTGGTGGTTCCAACAAGTTCAAAAGCAAAGGAGATGAGACTAAGGGAAAGAAGTCTTGGTCGAACCCTCAAAAGCATAAGAAGGAAACACCTATTAGAAagacaaagaagagaaaaaaatatgtACAGTGCTATAACTAGTGCTATAACTGTGAAAAATGAGGTCACATGTGtccaatattaaaataaaaaccacacaCTACCCGCATAATTAGTGGAGCAAGTTTAAAACATCTAAAATCTAAAGTTCTTGAAGTACTAAGGTAATTAAAGAATTTATAATATGCTTGGATAAGTTGAACAGAATGGAATAGACTATAGTGAAATAGAACAAAGtaaaactgaataaaaatgtcattctactattttaatatttaatatgaaataaataaataaaattaatccaTTAAAttgaagaataaataaataaataaaggaaagTGATGGAATACATATTCGGCTCCATTCcatcattttttaattaattcaaacaTAAAAATCATTTCATTCTACTCTATTCTACTTTGTTCCATCGATAAAGATAAAGTTTATTATTAACCAATATCTTAATTAACTTAACTTTTAAATTGGACAATATAAACAATTTTCAAGTAGTAGGGACACTTGCAACGGCAGGCTGCTTTGAACGTCAGCTAGGCGTGCATGCTTACGAAAAGTTTGATAACAACTCGCAAAAATCAACTTCAGCTTACTCTTAATGGTGGTAAGATCTGTTTGGTAAGATGTATtatttgaaagaaagaatagaaaaaaCAGAGGTATGAGTTAGACGCAATTAAACTCTATTTGTCGTTTTCACCAAACAGATAATAACTAGTTTAGCTCAAAGGCATTACCTATGTATGAAAACATTAACCATTAGTATTATGTAAGCCACCGCCTCCTATATGCAAATTGACCAAATGTCTATTTCAATTCTGTGACGTAATTCTTACTAGTATGTTGTATGTAGCAAATCTCAACTTGTGTACTCTAACCTATTACGTTTCTTAATCATGTTTCATTTCTGGGGTATATAGTCGTGATTTAATAGTCTCTCTATAGTGATAGAGATTAGGATTGGCCTATGTGAACCCATTTTTGGCATAGATATCATATATGAATTGAGTTTTGCTTGTGTATTAATGTGTGTTTGACCCAACTTCTGTTGGAGATATAATTTGTTTACACCAACTTTGATTCAATCTTTGCATCATAAGTGATATTTAGGGTGTGAACATAAATTAATGGTCACCCTGTAGAGATAGGATTTGGCTATGTGAATCCtatttttagattcattattTAAATATGCAGACATTCAATGAAGGTACGATTATTGTTTTGATGAAGGCACTATCTATGCATTTTAGTCCACTTGTGTTTAGGATAAACCTATGCATTACATGGAGTGAATTTTGCTTTGTATTAATGTGGATGTTTGACCCAACCAAACTTGATTTTAACTTTTTCTCTTGTTTCAAGGAAAAGCAGATTTTCTATAAACACTAAAATACTCCCTCCCAGGACCGTTTTTGAGGGCGTGCAAGGTGGGCTACCGCATAGGGCCTCAACTTTGTTAGGGTTAAAACTATAGTTGAATAAGGCCTCATAAAATATATGTCAAGTTAAATCGtgattaaataagcttttatttgttttgtcatAGTTAAAGCTCAGACTAAcctacacagggcctccaaaatTTTGTGACGGCTCTGCTCCCTCCTTAacgatttaataataataataataataataataataataataataatagaaaaaataatatagaCTTATAGTgcagtaaaataattttacactgtgaACCAATCACGACTATGTTAAATGTCAACTCACActattacttttaaaaaaattatgtgacaTAGTTGATTGATGAATTCTAATTAGATGACAGGTCAGTATACTACTTTTaacatctaataataataataataaaataatattttacactaattataaaattttatttttttgtgtttttctttaaATAGTATGTCTTATGAgaagatataaaaaaaaaatttgattgattgtttatacaaaaatgaaaaaggaaataaattaaatacaataacaattaaatttaaattgaattttctaaaataaatatttaaataaattaaaaatgatgtttttttcatataatttgtataaaaaattgatttttttattaaaaaaaaaaagtttatttagAAGAACATACAATTTACAGAAAAAAAGTTtcgaattcaaaataaaatatattcgaATATATTCATgtgaaattgaattgaataatatAGTTGATCTAAAAatcatttataaaataaataaataatcttgtaattttaatttttaagttatATTCAACTATGGAAGCTAAAAGTATTATATTCAAGAACAATGATCAAATTCAATTTTACATCTCTAGAATCAATTTTGACTAATTTAAAATTGAAaccaaatatatattaaatttatgttTAGTTCCACATTTGGAGTATATAAAAGTTATTTTTGAAGTGTAACATATTTGAGTGatctataattatttatttttgcctcaAGAATTGATTACAAtttgaagttaaaatttgtatcattgaaatatgattttaatattaaaatttattgttcaacttattttaatataaaaaaaaaaatacccaAACATAAAACACTTTAAAATTGTAATGATTTAAACCCGACAAATATATTATAGATCGTTCACCAAAAAAGTTCATCTATTAATAAAGTTCATCTATCACAGGATAAAACTTATCATATAGTGAGGTCAACAATCATAAATATGAGGTGTTCATCTTAGCATAATAGAAGGACAAAAAATAGTAATCTACCTCGCAACAAATCTTGAAAACTAATGTGCCTAATATTCATGCATATAGAAGTAGTGATATTTTCATATTGCTACGAGTTATATGGAGTAAACTCAAACCGTATAGGTGCCACTACCTACTTTTGAGTATGTTATGATAACAAGTTTGTGTTTATTTATTAATGAAATCATATATCAATTGTGAAAATAGAAATTGCAAGGAGTGCATACGACACACTATAAATAAGGAGGTTCACACCTATAAGTATGACCACTCAAGTAAGGAGGCAAATACTAAATTCATAGCAGGTTGTGTGAGTGGAGAAATAGACTGCAAGAATAGGGGAAAGGCAGAGATACCAAACGGGGTTCGGGTTCAAATGTTCGTCCTCGTCGAGGATTTATCAAGGAGTCGCGTTTGGGAACGGGGAGATAAAAATTGTCCTCACTCCCATTATCGTGACTATCGACAAAGGGAATCAAGCATGATGCACACAGGAGGTTGTAGTGTGAAAATCACAGGATTCAAGCTCACTCATTGATGATTTGTTAGGGGTTAAAGTTatagaaaaagaaataattttacGAATATCACTTACAAAAATATGTAGATAAAAATATCATCTTAAAGACATAGAAAAGTCTTAACCTCAGAGAAGGATTTTCATATCACTAGTATGTTAGAAGACATCAATGAACCTTGAACTAAGGTGGAATAAAGATGACATGAGGATTAACAGGTTAACACCTCAACCTAAAGAGATGAACGCCATCTCAACATGATACGGTGGAGATATACCTTCCAAAGGTTCTAGAAAAATCAATGCGTTCCCTCACACGGGACGAAAACATATTGCCTACAATTAAACTTTGTGAAATattatatatgaataaataaacaACACCAGTACATCACTTTGGACAATCCTACAACGTGGAGTTTGATCCACCTAGAAGCTAGAATTACTTTGGACAATCCTACAACGTGGCATCGAATTCATACAAGTTATCATGACCATCATAGTTAACGTCAAATCTAAGTCGGTCAATACTAGGTTGTTGGtactttaaaataatttaacttaAATTCTCATTACAGGAAGGCCTTTACTAGACACACTTATAGCCAACATATCAACACCATAATTGAATATGAAATTACCTTTAGAGAAAGATAAAATTTCTACCATGCACGCATATCAACAAATGGCTAGGAAATGTTACATCAACAACCTCAATAAAAATCAGAAAGCCCCTAGGAAATATGGAAATCTTCAATCAAGTGACAAAAGATAAGAATGCAAGTTTATATAACTAGACCAAGGAAATAAATAGAACACAAACCATAACATATGGTTAAAGTAAAAGAAATTGAGAGATCAAGTCAAGGGATAATCACAAAGATGGGCACTTTATTGACAACTAAGGAGGAATTCCCTTTGGTAACACTGATAATCATAAGGAGGAATTCCCTTTGGTAACACTGATAATCAACTTGAAGGATGTGTCTATATTACACTGATCTAAATAATGCATATCTCAAATATTCATATCCCTtatcaaatatatacataatgGTAGGTGGATCATCGAGGTGCAACACTCTCATAACTCTCatatttttctaaatatattATTGCTACAAGCATATCCATGATGTGCTAAAGACAAATTTCATGGCAAATGGGCTAAATTTCTCTTACATTCTATATTTAATGCAATTGGTCAGGCCTTTTTGACTCTCTAATTAACGTCAATGTAAAATGATATTAATTCAGAACTTATTGAAGAAATGGAATGGGTACAGTACCCAATATACTTTGTAAGTAAGATGTAGCAAGGAGAAGAGGCGGACAGTTAAAATCTAGAGAAATTAGACTGTATCTCAGTGCTTTTATCTTAGAGACTAAGGAACCACTATCATTCCATCCAATATTTGTAAAAACCAACTTTCATATCTAGAAGATCCTAACCACTATCATTCCATCCAATATTTGTAAAAACCAACTTTCATATCTAGAAGATCCTAGAAAAGTTCGAGCTTTCGTTAAGAATGGTAATGTGATAAGTAGATTTTTTTTAGTTACAAATTCACCTGAGCCAAGAATGTAAATCAAGTTCCAAGTCTCGGCAGGCTTTGTGGACGAGATGACATGTCAACTAGATACTGGCCTTTAGACCATCTTCATTGATTTTTAATCCAACCTCAATGGAAACGGATGAGAGATCATCCTTAAAGGACCTGAAGACCTCAAACTTCAATAGAATCAATAATTAGGTGAAATATAAATCACTAATAACCAGTAAGTTCCACACCTCCAATGAAATAGTTACTCTCAACTAATTGTAAATTAGGTCAAAGGAGAATATAACACAATAGAAAATCTTGATCCGCTACTTAAGTGGAGTCAAATGACTCGAGTCACAAGTAAGTTTTAAGATGTCACTATCACATCCCTGAGGTGAAAACACTGATGCAGACTCGTTTGCAATGCAATACTTGATATCATTAAGGCAATAAGCCAGTAGAAATGCATAGTTTTTCATACTCTAGAAACAACATTTGTCACCAAAAAGCCAATATctaataaaattgaatttgaacGTCCAAACAAAAACCTATATTAAGATTCTAAACACTCCtatcaaatattatttaatttgtacATTTACTAGTTATTAGTAGTTTCGTATTTAGTCATTTCACTATTATGTCCAAATGCACACATTCAAATACAGTGTTGGTCACTTCAAAAGAGGAGCTCAAATAACATTTCAACATTTCCCTAAAATAGTAGGCAAAATGCTCCCTTTTTCTCACGATCACCACTCCTTTTATTTCTTATGTAGAACAACTTACATTTCTTGTTTATATTTAAAGGtattataagaaaatataaaataacacCATTAAAAACAATTTACCAACAGTAATGtgtgaaaaacaaaataaataaacatttcaaTCAACTTCATCTTATGCAGTTCATCATATGGATTGTACTAGTTCATCATATTTAAAGGTAAGATTAAGGGCTTTCGGGTAGTGACACCACTCACTAAAAACCTAAGTTTAGGAGTGATTTGTATTATTTATTATGAGGGAAACCTTGAATGCAGTTGAATAATATAGTATATCAATAGAACTGTGCTACAAAGACTACAGAAGTAAATAGGCATGAAGTGAGAAGAGAGCATAAAAGCTGTATAAGAGAGTTCAACCTTGCTAAGCAATTAAATACCATTCAATGATACAAGATAGAAATACTCAAAATcttatcaaaaacaaaattttagaaaGAGGAAAACTCCTGTCTCAGCTATTACAGCAACCAAAATATTAATCCCAAATTCAAATACACCAAATTTAAGAACCTTTTAAATGACCAAACCCTTTAGAAGACGCGGTAAGATTTGCCCATTGAGCTCTTCAAATACAAGCACCTAACCTGAAACCAGCAACAAATTAGATGTCATAAAGCAGAGCATAGAACCAAAAACAATTCATAGCAGCTTAACCAAAAAACAAGTATCGTGAATATTGAAAACAATGTGCTGATGGATGTCGAGTGCCTATTGTTTGCCATCATAGGTCTAAAGATTATAACATAATTACTTTATAATTAAACAATCAAATGGAAGTGCCTATTACTGTGTCGTCCATTGATGCATAAGTCAAGATAACGACACCATGAAATAGAAGGTAACAACACTATGTGCATACGCAATGTTATGAGTGGAATACTTACATTTTGCCAGTTCTTCTTCAACAAGGAGACGAGGAAGTTGACGCTAAGTTGTACATTTTGGAAGATCTGTTTTTCATCCATACTGACATTACCAACCGCTACTCCCATGCAAAGCACTTTCTTGAGCTGGAATTTGACCATAGCCTTAGTCTCATTAACCTTGGCTTCAAGAGATTCTTGGTGGGAAACAAGTGTGGGAAACTTTCCTGCAAAGCCATATATCAAAATCAGCCTAGGCAACAATTGAAATTCAAAAGGAACCTGTCATGGCAATTATCCAAAATAAACTTATTATAACCAAATGAATAAAAGTATGCAAATAGATAATGAACTGGATTGTTTTAAACAGTGATTCTCAAATGGCGGCTGTAATATTGCTGATGTGATAGCCTCTGCAACCACATCGGACCACAATTGCAATGTGAATTAAAATCATGTCTCTGGCATTTTGGTCATGTTTCTTCAGGTATTTTTATCGAAACTTAAAATAAAGTGATTTTAACAGTGTATTTCAAACACATTCTTATAAAAAATTCATGCCACAACGGCTGCAATGCACGTTGATGATCGCCATGACCAGAATCGCAACATCGACTACGgtaatttaaaaccatgattATTTACATACATAGAACTCAACAcatgaaattaaacaaaaaataagtGACCAATATAAATAAAATGACAGCAAAACAAACCAGAAAATAACAAAACAGTattaaatgacatttttattacaATGTAGCTAACAATCCAAATAACCACAAAAAATAAAATACGTGCCTGCTTTGTTGAGACCAGGACCCAACAAACGAGGAATCTGCTTGATAACAGCTTCAGAGGCTAAAAAAGCATGGTGCTTCTTTGCCAATTTCTTCACCAgtttcttgtttttgtttagcttctTCAAAGCCTCAACGTCCATTGAGTCCAATCCAATTTTCTCAGCCTTGAATGTTCAGATTAGATCATATTAGAGTACAAAACATCAAAGCAGAAACTCAGCAACAAACAAATAACAAATatacaataacaaaaacaaaaaatccaAGCACACATTGACATAACTATCAATAACTAAATGAATGTCATTACACTGTTGAATTAGGGTTAACAAATAACTATATCAAATAATAAATCACTATATGTTTAACCTAAGTATTGATTCAACCGAACAATTTGAGTAAAATATCAAATTGTT
Proteins encoded in this window:
- the LOC131638497 gene encoding large ribosomal subunit protein uL1y, translating into MSKLSSDAVREAITGIMADSKEKNRKFVETIELQIGLKNYDPQKDKRFSGSVKLPHIPRPKMKICMLGDAQHVEEAEKIGLDSMDVEALKKLNKNKKLVKKLAKKHHAFLASEAVIKQIPRLLGPGLNKAGKFPTLVSHQESLEAKVNETKAMVKFQLKKVLCMGVAVGNVSMDEKQIFQNVQLSVNFLVSLLKKNWQNVRCLYLKSSMGKSYRVF